A part of Penaeus vannamei isolate JL-2024 chromosome 1, ASM4276789v1, whole genome shotgun sequence genomic DNA contains:
- the LOC138862415 gene encoding uncharacterized protein, with translation MILVAVGTSRDVDQTLDRQLLYQQQSQLPTPPHQSQLPTPQPSFTTVANTTSSQLPTPQPSFTTVANTTSSQLPTPQPSFTTVANTSSQLPTPQPSFTAVANTSSQMPTPQPSSTTTANTTTIIHHSCQHIITTANTTTIIHHSCQHHHIITTANTTSFATVANTTTPLTSIPTTANSNHYHSYEKHRLPPPSHI, from the coding sequence CTCTATCAACAACAATCACAGTTGCCAACACCACCACATCAATCACAACTGCCAACACCACAGCCATCATTCACCACAGTTGCCAACACTACATCATCACAACTGCCAACACCACAACCATCATTCACCACAGTTGCCAACACTACATCATCACAACTGCCAACACCACAACCATCATTCACCACAGTTGCCAACACATCATCACAACTGCCAACACCACAACCATCATTCACCGCAGTTGCCAACACATCATCACAAATGCcaacaccacaaccatcatccaCCACAACTGCCAACACCACAACTATCATTCACCACAGTTGCCAACACATCATCACAACTGCCAACACCACAACTATCATTCACCACAGTTGccaacaccaccacatcatcacaaCTGCCAACACCACATCATTCGCCACAGTTgccaacaccaccacaccattaACCTCAATTCCCACCACTGCCAACAGTAACCACTACCACAGCTACGAAAAACATCGCCTTCCACCACCAAGCCACATCTGA
- the LOC138862420 gene encoding adhesive plaque matrix protein-like: protein MERVDLLSVGRVEDVQARGPFRRRVVVESTPRPGYRDVVNVARVPSIHLKSTCNPHPSYLPSKKRGLTCGNTSPVNSCLGSDLIPAREAERLNYDLDFPQRLNHKDFPQRLNHKDFPQRLNLTDFPQRLNHKYFPKKFNHDLNSPQRLNHDIYFPQRLNHALYFPKTVNHDLDSPQRLNHDLDFPQRLNHDLDFPQRLNHKDFPQRTQPRHSSSTRSQPRLRFSTETQPRLRSSTRSQPRLSSSKDSTHDTKTQSRLRFPTRLNHDLDLPPGTQPRLRSSHQDSTTSLDLPERFNHDLYFPQTVNHDTALPPGVNHDTALPPGVNHDTALPPGVNHDTALPPGKDFPQRLNHDLDLPQRLNHDLNLPQRLKPRLRSSTKTQPRLTALPQGLNHDTDFPQRLNHDTALPPGLNHDLDFQQRLNHDLDFPQRLNHDLDFPQRLNHDLDFPQRLNHKDFPQRLNHDLDFPQRLNHKDFPRRLNHALDFPQRLNHALDFPQRLNHDLDFPQRLNHALDFPQRVNHALDFPQRLNHALDFPKTTQPRLRFPTKTQPRLRFPTKTQPRLRFPTKTQPRLRFPTKTQPRLRFPTKTQPRLRFPTKTQPRLRFPTKTQPRLRFPTKTQPRLRFPTKTQPRLRFPTKTQPRLRFPTKTQPRLRFPTKTQPRLRFPTKTQPRLRFPTKTQPRLRFPTKTQPRLRFPTKTQPRLRFPTKTQPRLRFPTKTQPRLRFPTKTQPRLRFPTKTQPRLRFPTKTQPRLRFPTKTQPRLRFPTKTQP, encoded by the exons ATGGaaagagtagatctcctcagcgTAGGGCGGGTCGAGGACGTGCAGGCGAGGGGTCCTTTTAGGAGACGAGTCGTGGTGGAaagtacgccgcgccctggataccGCGACGTCGTGAACGTGGCGAGGGTCCCCAG CATCCACCTGAAATCCACCTGCAATCCACATCCTTCCTATCTCCCGTCGAAAAAGCGGGGACTCACATGTGGCAACACTAGCCCCGTAAACAGCTGCTTGGGAAGTGACCTGATTCCAGCCCGTGAAGCAGAG AGACTCAACTACGACTTAGATTTCCCACAAAGACTCAACCACAAAGATTTTCCACAAAGACTCAACCACAAAGATTTTCCACAAAGACTCAACCTGACAGATTTCCCACAAAGACTCAACCACAAATATTTTCCAAAAAAATTCAACCACGACTTAAATTCTCCACAAAGACTCAACCACGATATATATTTCCCACAAAGACTCAACCACGCCTTATATTTTCCCAAAACAGTCAACCACGACTTAGATTCTCCACAAAGACTCAACCACGACTTAGATTTCCCACAAAGACTCAACCACGACTTAGATTTCCCACAAAGACTCAACCACAAAGATTTCCCACAGAGA ACTCAACCACGACACAGCTCTTCCACCAGGAGTCAACCACGACTAAGATTTTCCACAGAGACTCAACCACGACTTAGATCTTCCACCAGGAGTCAACCACGACTCAGCTCTTCGAAGGATTCAACCCATGACACAAAGACTCAATCACGACTTAGATTTCCCACAAGACTCAACCACGACTTAGATCTTCCACCAGGA ACTCAACCACGACTAAGATCTTCCCACCAAGACTCAACCACGAGCTTAGATCTTCCAGAAAGATTCAACCACGACTTATATTTTCCCCAAACAGTCAACCACGACACAGCTCTTCCACCAGGAGTCAACCACGACACAGCTCTTCCACCAGGAGTCAACCACGACACAGCTCTTCCACCAGGAGTCAACCACGACACAGCTCTTCCACCAGGA AAAGATTTCCCACAAAGACTCAACCACGACTTAGATCTTCCACAAAGACTCAACCACGACTTGAATCTTCCACAAAGACTCAAACCACGACTTAGATCTTCCACAAAGACTCAACCACGACTTACAGCTCTTCCACAAGGACTCAACCACGACACAGATTTCCCACAAAGACTCAACCACGACACAGCTCTTCCACCAGGACTCAACCACGACTTAGATTTCCAACAAAGACTCAACCACGATTTAGATTTCCCACAAAGACTCAACCACGATTTAGATTTCCCACAAAGACTCAACCACGACTTAGATTTCCCACAAAGACTCAACCACAAAGATTTTCCACAAAGACTCAACCACGACTTAGATTTCCCACAAAGACTCAACCACAAAGATTTCCCACGAAGACTCAACCACGCCTTAGATTTTCCACAAAGACTCAACCACGCCTTAGATTTTCCACAAAGACTCAACCACGACCTAGATTTCCCACAAAGACTCAACCACGCCTTAGATTTCCCACAAAGAGTCAACCACGCCTTAGATTTCCCACAAAGACTCAACCACGCCTTAGATTTTCCCAAAACA ACTCAACCACGACTTAGATTTCCCACAAAGACTCAACCACGACTTAGATTTCCCACAAAGACTCAACCACGACTTAGATTTCCCACAAAGACTCAACCACGACTAAGATTTCCCACAAAGACTCAACCACGCCTTAGATTTCCCACAAAGACTCAACCACGACTAAGATTTCCCACGAAGACTCAACCACGACTAAGATTTCCCACAAAGACTCAACCACGACTAAGATTTCCCACAAAGACTCAACCACGACTTAGATTTCCCACAAAGACTCAACCACGACTTAGATTTCCCACAAAGACTCAACCACGCCTTAGATTTCCCACAAAGACTCAACCACGACTAAGATTTCCCACAAAGACTCAACCACGCCTTAGATTTCCCACAAAGACTCAACCACGACTAAGATTTCCCACGAAGACTCAACCACGACTAAGATTTCCCACAAAGACTCAACCACGACTAAGATTTCCCACAAAGACTCAACCACGACTAAGATTTCCCACAAAGACTCAACCACGACTAAGATTTCCCACAAAGACTCAACCACGACTTAGATTTCCCACAAAGACTCAACCACGACTAAGATTTCCCACGAAGACTCAACCACGACTAAGATTTCCCACAAAGACTCAACCACGACTTAGATTTCCCACAAAGACTCAACCACGACTTAGATTTCCCACGAAGACTCAACCATAA